A region of the Macadamia integrifolia cultivar HAES 741 unplaced genomic scaffold, SCU_Mint_v3 scaffold572, whole genome shotgun sequence genome:
TAGGGTTTTttgtctcctcctcctcctcctcttcctcccccaAAACTCATCCTCTTTGTATTTAACTCCCCAATTCCAGCTTCCTAGCTCATTCCATGTCCTACCTTTCACATGTCTCTATGAAATGCCACTAATACAATGGCTGCAGATCTCATCCTATTCTCCATAACCCATCTCCAAAATCTCTCTCAAACCACCCAAGAACAAGCACAAAAAAACCCTAGCTTCCCTGCAGGCTCTTGGATGTGGAACCCTACCCAGCAATCTCacgatgaagatgatgatgattcaTGGGAGGTACGCGCCTTTGCTGAAGATGCTTCAAATATTATGGGTAGTACATGGCCCCCTCGCTCCTATACTTGTACCTTCTGTAGAAGGGAATTCCGGTCTGCTCAGGCACTCGGCGGTCATATGAATGTCCATCGCCGGGACCGTGCTAGGCTTCGACAATTGCCGACATTGCTGCATCCTACTACTTCAGCCGCCGTCGCCGCCGCTGatccatcttcttcttgttgcACTTCATCTTCCTCAACTCTCATAATTCCAACACCAGAATTTCCCACCAATTGTGGTTATTGTCTTTTTTATCACTTACCAAACCCTACCAATGTTTTCACAACTCCAATGGTGGAATCACCCTCTTCATCAAGTCTTACTTATCTGAGGAGGAGCAGTATTAATGTCTCATCTTGTCCCTCTTCATCCATTAATTTCCCAGTATCAAGAGGCATCCATACTTCTCCATGTCACCCTCCCACAAATGAAGATTCAGTAGTGCCCATCGATGATGGCGGAAACAAGGATTTGGGAGTTGAAGAGTTGGATCTAGAACTTCGATTGGGACAAAAGCCATCACAGTAACAGAAAATTGTTAGTGATGATTGGTCTATGCTTAGTTATTGTTTGAGGAACTAAGAGTGCCATCAATGTTTAAGATACACTCACTTAAGCTCCAAATTGATGATTCTGTCAACATATAATCCATGTTTAATGGTTTCAGAAgttctagaagaagaagaagagcaaagaTTATATAATttgaaagaagatgaagagtgTTAAAAGTAATTAAGGAAGGAGATTATCATTATTAGGGTTGCAGTGATGGATTGGAAGAGATAGCTATAGTAGCAGTGCAGTGCAGTGTCATTTTCCCTTACTTATTTTCTTTGGTGTGTCTGTCGGGTCTGCCTTTTCCGTGGGGTTATAGCTATCTCAATCACACAAGCTACTGGATCTCTTTGTTCCCGTTGTTCATACAAACTACCGAAATGCCACTGCCAGTCTTCATCGGTTACTTTCAGGACATTAAAGCACCTCGAGGTGAATCCATTACACTCAGATTCTATATGCTTTTTGGATTGAATGATAGTTCTACTTCTACATAGAAAGTTATTTCTTAATAATTTTTCACACTATGGGCAGGtggaataagagagagagagagagagagagagagagaagccttcATGTTCAGGTGCTAATGTTAAAGATTTTTATGAGATCCCTGTCTCCCTGACTTAAATGTTACCTATGAAATGTCATTTCCATTGCATGAATGTGAACTTCAAGTATTACAGAGGTTAGATCTTATGGTTGTGGTGGCTGATTAGATTGAATTTTGCTACTCTATAGCGGGCAAAGTGTCCTTAATTTTCATGCgaaatttcctttttctacACAGGCTCTTTTTATTGTACTACTGttatagagttttttttttttttttttttttttttttttttttttttattgacagccaaaaaggaaaaaaaaaaaaaatgcaacaacTTAAATGGTTTCTATACCTATCCCATTTAGTGGAGGAGGATTGGAagtgatctctctctctataggtGAGATGAGACACTCACAACTCTTTCTCTTCACTAGACTGAATCGATGACTAAATGAAGGCTGgctccagttttttttttttctcaagttaAATTCCCTTTAGTTATTCATTAATGAATATGGTAACTGATAGTTAAGCATGTGGTATCAACAAGAACGTCAATATTTTGGAATGAAGCTCCTAGATTTGCCGTTAATGATGTTGATTGGGATGCCATAGAGAGACCTCGGTATAAATTCAAGTGATTGGTTGGTTGATAGACTTTAGAtagatttctttttcttagtcTTCTTCTCTGTTGGTGGCAATGCCTAAAGTGGAGTTGAAGATTAGGTTTTGAATTAACTTAGTCCAGGGCTCtttttgttgatggcaatgctgaagatGGAATTAAGATCTggttttttgtttcaattatgCTCATATTGGTTTCtctgtattttattcattcttttttaataaaatcttgcTGACCTTTAACAAAAAAAGGTATTCATTaataagaagtatatatatcaGCACTACTAACTGTTAGACATGGTTGTCCATCAAatctaatttattaattatttaatgatTAATTTGCAAGGCATATACAATTAGTCTTATGATTGTCCTATGGCGTCTACATTAAATTGTTAGCAAGTAAGGTAGAGTTCGCCACTATGATCAAATGGTTATCACATTGTGATTCCAGATGCAAATGTGAGGACACATACTTGTATGTATCAGACTGGATAATTTGAGAATTTTGAATGGATTATTGTCAAATGGTTATGAAAAAGATTCTCAAAATTAATGTTTCGTCCCTGGACTTGAGAGCTTCTTATCATTGCAGTAGAATATTGACATGTCTTGTAAATAGTTTGTAAGAAaattaacaataataattagatggagaaaaaaaattatatacgGCCGTGCATGATGCATGATCGTACTTCCATCCTTCAAATGGGTCCAAAAGCCCCCTTGAAATACCAAACTCACCCCTTATTCAAAGAATCATCGGATCACCAAAGGTGATCGTACACAAAATCTTAACCtaaattaaatttcaaaatatttaaatatttttttatgttcaaTTAGTTATCAAGATTCTTTACATGTGATGTTTCAACACCCTAGGGTGGTGATAATAATTATTTCAATGTTCGTAGGTCTGTTATGTGGTATAAATTGGTGGTACTAATTGTAATAAAACTATTTTCAATATTTACAATCACCATTTCttgagaattaaaaaaaaagaatcctaattttctacatatatatatatatatatatatatcctaatTTTCAATTATCACTTCACAAGTGTTAAGAAATGTCCTTATTTGCACAAATTTTCTTATATACTAAGAAATGAACAATTGAATAGGCCTACCCAATAAGGTCCCACTACTTGGTATCTTGATTGTAATATTCATTATTGTGGTCAGTCGCTTGCTCAAATGTTGTATTCATTTGGATAGTATGTGCTTGTAGACTAACAAGTAACCCTAATTCCTCCATGTGATAAATTGAATACCCTAATGATATATGGAtcatgattctaggattttaaaCTCTTAAAATTTCACACGTATTTCAAACTGTAATTTTAGAATGGTATGATCTCGGTGTGTTCTAAGTCGTACAAGCTAACCATGAGCTATATGTAGTAGAAGGTTTAACTAGCCAAAGGATGTGAAGAAAAATAGTGAAACTtccttattttaaatttatgctTGAAGCACTTTTAATTGAAGATATATATGAGAATGCCTAGTGTAGATCACTAAACACATATATATTTGTCCCCAGTTGTTGGGATAGGGCTATATTCTGGAATATAGATGATTCAGGTAAGCTAATGCGCAAATCGCTATATCTTCTAGCACAAgttgaatgcaatatctaaaaaTTCAACCAAAGACATCAGATGTTGAGCTGAGCTATTGACATATTTTGTTAAGTGTtctatataggaaaaaaatgataaaattataTGTATAATCTTGTTGTAACCATagctagagaaaagaaaaacattactttttcccccttttaatACAACTCAATTCTTTATCCAATacggttttttttctttttaatataatacAATTCTTTTTCTGGTAAGGGTAAAATCTGTTATTTCATATGTGTGTTCAAAAGCTTGCAAGACAATGATAGTCCTTCAGAATGATATAGTGGTAAGTCACTTCgaaattatatttgaaaaacaTTTCTTTGCCCCTAAATTAAACAAATTTTGGGAGTAAACAAaggcaatcaaaagaaagtgATGAATTCTCAATTCACGACTTTGGTTAAAGAAAGATGTACCCTATATGTGTTGGACTTGTGCTAGCAGATATAGCAAGCTTCGCAAAATTGTCTCTTAGGCTAGATAAGCATGATTGACGACGGATCCTTTGCTCATGGGAAAGCTTGCTACCGCTTCAGGTGGGAGGGTGAAAGAATTCTTTGACCTTTCAAAACAAATTCTATTCGAACTAACTTAGGCATTCAAGTGGTTCATTGAGTCTAGTTCCTACATCCAGGCAGGAGCCATAGGAGGGAGGCACTTAGTTGTTTCGTATCAGTTTACCCTAGCATGACTAAAATTGTAGATCAAATGCAAGGTTAGAAGTTGGAACAACTCTGGAGTGTTCTCCCTAATCGATGAAGTTACATAGTTGTACTCCTTcaatttaaaaacataaattcCTAAAAACTAATTGGATttataccaaaaaataaaaaaagattattgGATTTTAATGGTGCATGAGAGAATACCTAAtgctttacccaaaaaaaaaaaaaaaaaagtaccttATGAAACAGAAAGGTTTTTCAAATTCCGACTGTTCAACTAAATTGAAATGTTTGTTGTTTTGATGAGTCAATACATGAGTTCAAAAAACATAACAATTACGATTACAACTCAACTCAGTCTCATTCCAACAAAATAACACTTGGCACCATTTcattgcaaggggaattaaaagggaaatgaagtgaaatttttaaactttaaaaagaaacttttgtaatcattacttcATGTGACTATCATTAACTCCAAAGCATTCCACacttggttattaaatttcactttactttaaaaaaaaaaaaaaatcactttggtttaaaagtaaaataaaaattacatgtaaaatgtatcattactaaatatggtgataaatttaagtagtttatacaattacatcagggtaatgattacaaaatttatattttaagtttgaaattttttatttcctttctctttaagttcccttgcaaccaaacgtaaTCCTTACGAATATAATtataaaatcaattttatatatgaaaatatGAGAAAGTTCCTAGTGCTGAGGTGAAGTTATCCACTGATTATAATATAATAAAGTTCAATAATTTTGTGGGGAATATTGACTagatgatctttttttttggtaacaacactAACTAGATACTAAGTAAGGCTTCCTTtgtgttgtttttgttttcttcttttttgtaatAAGTTGATTCTACTTATAAACTAAAAATTCCAAATAcagtaaagagaaaaagaaaagctttAAAATGCTTAACATTAATTGTCTAGAATCTACTCTATTAAGCACATCAGCTAAATGAAAGAGGGGAATTGGAAAGTCTTTCCTACAGGGTTCTTAGCTATTTCACCCACAATTTCATATATCTACCTTGTTTCtgtgtaaattaaaaaaatggccCTTTCTTCAATAAAACTGACACTATGTTTAAGAAATTATAAAATAGGGCCTGGTTTTGATATCGATATTTGTAGaggaaattttatattttaattgataGGATTTGAGAAATTGCATACTTTgagagaaatcaaaagaaaccTGAAAATCTTTGTGATTcttggcttgaagaaagaacttaACATGAGGTATAACCTAGTTGTTTGACAAACACCATACTAAGGTAGCTTATGGAAGGGCTCCATAATACCTATATaacacaaaaggaaaatatttcaaCCCTCGGTAGAATTTAAAGCTCTCCCATATATAAATCTTTACTTTCTGATCCAACTTCTGAAGATAAGTGCTTGGCATTATTTTTCTATggtaatattaaaatattttttatttgttaaaagCAATTCTGACTAAAATATTATATTGAATgagtttaatttatttttttatttctgttttctctctttgagtggtagtttttttttttcccccttttttttaatgaaaattttttgcttCTCATCCAAAGATTCAATTCCTCATGTTTCAGGGGGATCATTCAATTTATGTATATTTATTGTTACCATTAAATCACTTTTAAgaatcaaataaagaaaaatattaatgaagaaATTTAGAAGCGATAAGAAatgtttttcaaaataaattagACTGGTAagtcatagatttttttttttttttttatatataatttgtaAGTTGAACTGAAGTCAATGTTATAAGTTATGGGTCAGAACTCGATTCAAAATTTAAGTAGTCTACAGCCCAAGTTATTGTTTGATTTAGTGTACTTTTTCTAAAAGCCATGAAAcgagattaatttttttttttttttttattaaagatcaGAAATTACATTAAGAAGAAAATTGAAGATTACGTCAAATAAAAACTGAAGAGCTAATAccctcaccttcggcattgctatCAGCAAGGGTGCTCAATAGTAGGAGATTAATTACTTCAGTTGTTTCAGAAATTGTAAAAAGAGCAATCCATTGCATGGGGCTCGTGctactgtagggtctgggaggggcaagtgtacaaAGCTTTACCCTTTGTTTCATATCTTGTTTCAGAAATTTTTATGAACAATAACTTTATACTCAAGTATTATATCATGTTCTAGCTACTATGTAATGAtgttaatattaaaaaatgaaacgAAATTTCTATTACAAAGTTTTACTTCTCTAGCATAGTactgaaatattttctcttgaCTAGGTTGCACCTTTAAGGGtaaaattttagttttctatttttcacCCTAAAATTGCAAGGACATGAGTGAGTGTAAAAGTGTATGTAGAGGTCAATAAGTTGGAGAATTATGAATTCAAAAGGGAGGCAGCTTTGAGAgattcttcaaatctgaaacAGCTTTTGAGGATTATAAAGTCCTTGAAACCAAGGAGGGAGTCCTTGTATCTACCCTAATGGACAACCCGTACGGTACCTCTAGGTATCATAGCAATACCATAATAGGATGGCAATGTAGTAGTTAAGTAGGAAACAGAAGGGTATGTTTGTGCTGTCCCATTCCATTAGACCAACATGTAAATGATTGTTGGGGGCCTGTGTCGTTTCTCTTGGAATTTCAACTTTCAAGGATGCACATGGATTGCTGTTATAACTTAACTCCCTCAGAAATGCACCCCACCTGAACTCAGATTCTTTGGTAAGTAATAACTGAGaaggaaaagtgaaaaaaaaaacagacaaACAAAGGCCAAAGCTCTTTAACCATTTCTTACAAGGCTCATCTGCTTCCTTATAATGGCAACTGCTCGGTTAAGGATTTCTCCCACTCCTCTTTCATCAACCCTGTCACCCTATAAAGAAGCTccaccttttttccttttagcctagaaagtaaaccttCCCTTCTTTAAGATataattctttatttctttaattaatGAGATTCTTTAAGATATAGTTAATacaaagagatcaagagtaGATGGGAGACTGGTAAGGGAGATTGGGCACTGTAACAGCAAATTCTCACTACCCATTATAAGATAATTCTATGTTTCTTGTTATATTCTGTGAGTTTCTGAACTTATAGGAACCTTTTCAAGCCTCTTTTGAAGGTGGCTGAGTCCAATTTAAATATTCAATAACCGAATGATAAGTATTTTTCTTTAGACTATGTTTGTAAGACAAGAAatagatagaaaagaaaagaaaagaaaaacataataagacgaGGGAAAAGTTTTCTTTAACTCGTGGAGTAGGGTTTACTCACTATCTTAGGGTCTTACTTCTCCCACCCCAACAGTACGGAGTCGAAAATGCCTTTAGTGTCCAGTCCAAGCACCTTGGAGTCCCACGGTGAAGGAAAGCTCCTTCGCCTTAAAATGAGCttgataaaataatagaaatgatGAGTTTATGTGTCTTATGTCTTTTCTAtaccttatttaaaaaaaaaaaaaaaaaaaaaaatcataattttcttttcttgcacTTCAATTAAACATAGCCTAGCAGTGGCTACTAGAAAACCCATATTTTGATGATATGTAATcaagagcaaaagaaaattttcacaaattaAAGAAGAGAAGCTATTGCAACTGTACATTTGTAGCTTATTATATATAAGCAAGCTGGTTTACTAAATGCAATAGATAGAGTACTCCTAGTGGTACCAGATATATTCGAACCAGCTAGGAGGTCTAAACTGATAAAGTGGCCACAATCCTGGCTtgaccaacccaacccagctcCACTGACACCAAACCAACTGGGTTAATGATCTGGTTGATCTATTTGATCCATCAGGTAGGGTTCACCGGTTGGGCCAGTTCAGTTCTATAAcagtgaagatgaagaaaactTGAAATGTAGATAGATAATAGAAGAGTGAAAAGTGTAAAATATACCAACCTTACCATCTAGTGGACCACACTGAGATATCCCCAGAAGTTGAAAATAACAGTAGGGGCAGATAGCCAGCTAAGAATGCACAATTGGGCTACAATGAATGATTTTATGTACCAGCAGAGGCAGCTGGTCAGCAGGAGACTCTGCTTTGGTCCCCTACCTTACCCTGAAAAAGATGCAAACCTAGCTTCTCTCCTTATCAAACAACTATGAATATATTTCAGTGTCCATGAATTTAAAGACCCAAAGTTCAGAACTGGGAATTGGGTGAAGGAGGCAAAAACACAATAagggatggagagagagagagagagagagagagagagagacgtatACACTAACGCCGAGGCACTTTGGCTGTTGTGATGTGGGCTGACAGGGTAGAGAGTAAAATCGACCAAGATTCGGAAGGTTAAGTTGGGCAGAGGCACACCAGAGGCAGAGAAGGGGAGAGGTGTGTGGTGGGGTCATATAAAGTAATGCGTGTGGCAGATGGTTTTGAGGTTAAGTCCTCATCGGTGCATGGGCTCTTGTTCCGAGTCACCCTATCAGTAATCATTGTCTATTCTCTCTTATCTTCATTGGCATCAACCATAATATCCTGAGCTTCCCAACCTTTTTGTGCAATGACCCATGTTTTTAAGTTTTACTGTCACATGGCCCTTCCTTCTTTGGGAAACCCTTATTTAGAAGGTGATCTAAGCAAGGTGACCTCTTTTAACTCGTTAATTTTGTTCTGGGAAAATGTTGGGCATACATAATGTGTGCCGCAAGCTAGTATTCatttgtgtctatctttctctattttctttttgaaatgaTTCTTgaccctcttgtatgatgcCTCGTTTCTGCCGTTTCCGTTGATGTCACTTGCAAGCTTACCACACTTGGGTGAGTGTGTCTACCTTTTTCTTGTTcgttttttaatttaaaaaatactaatgattttatttgttggtgttttgGTATCAACATATATATGAGGAATGTTTAACTAAGCCCACCGCTAAGGGTCCAATTGTCTTACATGGTGGGGCCCACCATATTCGTAATCACTATTTTATGAATGCAAAAAGGTTCTCTGACCTACGTGCTAGTGAGGGTACGTTAACACTCTCTTTCATGAAATGACCTTGTCGCCCTCTCATATGTGAAACCTTTCCATCGACCTAATTAGTGTGCTCCTTTATGTTGTTTGCTTAGAAGCCTCTCCCTTTATTAAATTTCAATATGACTGTGATGGAAGCCTAGAATGATGGATGCTAGTAACTTAGTCCTTTCTCcccttttcacttttttttttcttttttctttctcattgaTAGTAATTACAATGAAGGCATTTCTCTATCTCAGCTATATCATGTGTATTTATTTTAACAGTCAAGAAATATTGAAATTAGGTTTCAAAATATTCTTAAACATTAACATTTAGATTagacagggaaaaaaaaatcccaataacCTGATATATTTTGTGTATATTCTTTAAAATAGGTCCTGTTCATGTATGGTGTTGGATATTTTAACATTGGATGTGTATTCATGAATCCTAATTTAATGGGATTAAATTAATTACCTACAATTTTATATTATGTGCTTGTTGAAATTGATCTTTTATTTGCAACTACCCATTCATATCATTCACAACTGTATAAATAATTAAGCACTATTCTAGGGTTGTCATGTTGTATATTTCTCCAATATGTATTGGTATGGGAATACAAATGTGGGTACTTTTCTCTATTGAACATTGATTCATAGAGATTCGTGAATAATTCACCATCAATTGTGTTAGACAACAAGAATTTATGGTAGTTTCTTTTTCTAAACTTGAGAGATTCTTATTATTACGTTTGTGTTTTGTGCGTCTGTGTTGAAAAGGgacaaaaaattgaattttcaaggtgaagggaagaagaagaagaagaaactggtTAGAAATTTGTCTCAAAGTCTAAGAAGGATTGTGCATGTGTCTTTATAACTTGTTTTTAAACtcttcttcatcgatgcaataCTTATTATCCAAAGTTGTTTATTATTTGATTAAGCCCTTAATGATCATCAGAGTATCTACTTGCTTATGATCTACAaacatggttaaaaaattcacagtattcttcttcttcctacagagagaaaaggagagaggtgGTTAAGAAAGTCAAATAGCTAGTTTATTTAGGACTGTTTATTcatataaaaatttaattaatcaGATATTTAGgaattcaaattattttttcatatctACGTGTTATTCATATATGAATTTGGACATTACTTACTCTGATTATAATTAAAGAgtgcaaattttttttaattatttacttTACTTGATAATATGCgtatttatttacattttcattcatcaaaaaataaaatttacttaCATTTTCATGAGATaaacatatatattattttatgttATCCTAAACAATAAATATTTATGTaaataaattttccaaaataaattGCATTTGAATATAGATATTTGAATGTATGGTAAATTTGAAGGTTGATTACGTGAATAAAATATTCATTAAATATCAAATTGGCTTGACATATTGAGAAGATGACTCAGTTTGctccttcattttcttctttagttCCATTTTATTATCATTGGTTGGTAGGCATCTAAGATCTCATAATACAATTAGAGAAAAATGTGGTGACTAATTCAATGTTGGCATTCGGGATGTGTCAATCGGATGGTTTGGACTATTTGAAATAGTTTAACCAAAACATGAACCAATAAAGATGCATCGGTTTACTATTGGTTTGGTCTCaatttatcatgtaaatatattaaaaatatgaaaaagaaataagttattttttatgaattttgggTTGGTATTAATTTCTTATCGGGTTATATCAGATTCAATTCGATTTTTTAGCTCAATTCAATATCTTATCAGTTTCAATATGGTtcaaaacatgatccaataagcTCATATGATTTTAAATTCGATCCATTCGGGccaggttttgacacccttagttagAATATTTAAAGCAATATCAAGTGCTAATGCTGCAAAGGAGATGTCAAACTAAAAGTTATAAGCCCAACCGAAAAAATATAAGTGGACCTGTTAGAGGGGGCCCAATTACTTTGTTCGGCCCATCAATACAAGGCCCACTAGTGTAAGTTGTTGACCTCAGTCTCGGTCTTAGCGAATTTTTGGCGAACAACGATACGCTCTAATTGTCGTATATGATAAAAGACGATTCCCGCTCTTCCGGAAGCTGCTCTTTACCTTCCCTCTTGAATTTGAGCTCTGTAATCTAGGGTTTCAactgaaattagggtttcaaatcCCACCATGGAAGCACAGAGACATCATAAAGCTCCACCtgaaagtgaaagagagagtggtggaTCGAGCTATTCGGATTCCTTGGGTTCATCCTCTGAAGAAGAGGTAGATATTCTTCCCCTTCATTTTTTCCCTCtcaatgaaattgaaatagc
Encoded here:
- the LOC122069300 gene encoding zinc finger protein 11 produces the protein MAADLILFSITHLQNLSQTTQEQAQKNPSFPAGSWMWNPTQQSHDEDDDDSWEVRAFAEDASNIMGSTWPPRSYTCTFCRREFRSAQALGGHMNVHRRDRARLRQLPTLLHPTTSAAVAAADPSSSCCTSSSSTLIIPTPEFPTNCGYCLFYHLPNPTNVFTTPMVESPSSSSLTYLRRSSINVSSCPSSSINFPVSRGIHTSPCHPPTNEDSVVPIDDGGNKDLGVEELDLELRLGQKPSQ